GCCGTCCCCGCTGGACCCGGGGACGAGTACTCCTTGAGCGGGCGGGCGGCGTCCCGTCACGAAAAGCGGCAGCACGTCACGAAAAGAGGCAGCAGCAATGGCAGGTCCCCTTTCCTCCGACGCCGGGTGGGACGCGTCCCACCGCCCTCTGGTCGTCGTCCTAGGCGCCTCCGGGTACATCGGTTCCGCCGTGGTGCGGGAGCTGTCCCGCCGCCGGATACGGCTGCGCGCGGTGGCGCGCGGTCCGTTCGCCGTGCCGGCCGGCGGCCGGGCGGCGACCGAGGTGGTGCGCGCCGACCTCACCGAGGAGGGCGCCGTCGCCGACGCGGTCCGCGGCGCCGACGCGGTGATCCACCTGGTCGCGCACATGACAGGACGGGGCTCGTGGCGGTCAGCCTCGTCGGACCCCCGGGCGGAGCGGGTGAACGTGGGCCTGGTGCGTGACGTGATCGCGCAGTGCGCGGTGGCGCCCGGCGGGGGCCCTCCCCCGACCCTGCTCCTGGCCAGCACCAACCAGGTGGCGGACGGCGGCCCCCAACGCAGCGCCTACGCCCGGCAGAAGGCCGCCGCTGAGCGGCATCTGCTCGACGCCACGGCCCGGGGCGCTGTCCGTGGCGTCGCGCTGCGCCTGCCCACTGCTGTCGGCAGCGAGGCGGGGGTGGCGCCCGCGATGGCCGGCCGGGCCCTGTCCGGCGAGGCCCTCACCATGTGGCACGACGGCACTGTGCGGCGCGAGTTCCTCGATGTGAGCGACGCGGCCCGCGCCTTCGCCGTCGCGCTCGACCACGCGGCGGCCCTCGACGGCCGCGCCTGCGCGGTGGGCGGGCACGTCGTCGCGCTCGGCGATCTGTTCCGGGCCATCGCCGACAGAGCGGCCCTGCACACCGGACGGCCACCCGTCCCGGTACTGTCCGTGGAACCGCCCGACTACGCCGAGACCGGTGACTTTCGCGACCTCGACATCGACTCGTCGGTCTTCCGGGACGTGACGGGGTGGCGTCCCGAGGTGCCCTTGCACCGGGCCGTCGACGACGTCGTGTCGGCCGTCACACGGCGCCGGGCGGCGGCGGGCTGACCGGCCGGTCCGTCATTCCCCGCGCAGCGCGACGGCGCGGACCCTCTCGACCAGCCGGGCCTGTTCGACCAGTGCCCCGCCCGTGAGCGGGGACGGGGCGCCCGAGCGGATGCCCTCGACGAAGGCCGTCACCACGGAGCGGAACTGGTCGTGCGGGGGCACGAGCAACTCCGCGTGGGAGCCGTTCCGTTCGAGGTGGATCACCGCCGTGTGGTCCACGGGCGGCGTGTAGGCGCGGGGCACCATGATGCGGCCCTGCGAGCCCGTGAGCTCGTACCGGCCGCGGTAGGCGTGCTCCAGGCCGAACCCGAGCTGGGCCACCGCCCCGTCGGGCGCCGTGAGCAGCGCCGCCCCGCCGGTGTCGACACGCGTACGCGGGTCCGGTTTGAGGTGCGCGCCAGCCACTTCAAGGCCGGGCCCCAGGTGGCGCAGCGCGGTGCGCAGCGGATAGCCGCCGACGCCGGTGAGCGCGCCGCCATCCAGGTCGCGGCAGTGACGGATGTCGTCGGACGGTTTACCCGGGATGGTGAACTCGGCGGTCAGAGACCTGAGGTGGCCGATCCGCCCGGCGGCGAGCAGTTCGTCGACCACTTGGTGCTGGGGGTGGCACAGGAACATGTAGTTCTCGAACAGCGCGCGGCCGCGGGCGCGGGCGAGATCCCAGAGCTCTGACGCCTGCTGTGCGCTGCCCGTCAGCGGCTTCTCGCACAGGACGTGCTTGTCCGCCTGCAGCGCGCGCCGTGTCCAGTCGGCGTTGAGCGCGGGCGGCAGGGGTACGTAGACGGCGTCGACGTCGGAGCGGCCGAGCACGGCCTCGTACCCGGTCACCGGTTCACCGCCGAACCGCTGGGCGAACGCGGCCGCCTTGGCCCCGTCCCGGCTCCCGACGGCGACCACCTCCACCTCGGGGTCGGCGGCGAGCGCGGGCAGCATGCGCCGCCAGGCGATGTCCGCGCATCCCAGCACGCCCATCCGTACTCTGCCCATGGCCGCCCTCCCCCGTTCCCGAGCACGCGGCCGACGGCCCCGCAGGCGGGGCCACCGGCCGGTGCGACTGCTCGCCGGACTCAGCGCAGGGCGGCCTCGATGAGGTCGGCGGCCCGCCGGGTCCCGCCCTCGGCCAGCAACTCGGCGCGCAGCCCGTCGGAGCGCCGGCGGACCTCCGGGTCGCCGGTGAGCTCCAGCAGCGCCGTGCGCAGTGCCTCGGCTGTGGCGTCGGCGGTGTCCAGACGCCGGGCCACGCCGAGCGCGACGAGCTGGTCGGCGTTGCCGAACTGCTCGGCGCCCTGCGGCACGGCGATCATCGGCACGCCGGTGTAGAGCCCCTCGCTGCTTCCGCCCATGCCGGCGTGGGTGACGAAGGCGTCGGCCTGCTCCAGGATGGCCAGCTGCGGCACCCAGTTGTGCACCTCGACGTTGGACGGGATGTCCCCGAGCTCCTTGGCGTCGGTGTGCTTGCCGATCTGGAGGACGACGTGCCAGCCGTCCAGGTCGCCGAAGGCCGCCAGGCACTGGCGGTAGAACTCCACCTGATGGGTGTAGGCGGAGCCGAGGGAGACCAGCAGCACCTTCCCCACGCCGGCGGGGCGGGTCCAGCTCCCCTGGTCGGAGCGGTCCCCGAGGCAGGGGCCGACGAAGGTCACCACGTCGGTGTCCACCCGGTCGGCGTTGGGCTGCATGGCCTTGGTGATCAGCGCGACGGACCGGGCGGGCATGCCGCTGAACGCGTCGACGTCCAGGGTGGTCGCTCCGCACCCGGCCAGCCAGGAGGAGAACTTCTGCCGGTACGCGTCGGCGCCCGGCAGCCGCATCAGCTGGTCGCCGACCTCCTCCTGGTAGCCCTTCCAGGCCACGAAGGTCGGGGAGAGCTGGATGAGCGGGCGGCCCTGCGCCTCGGCGAGCGCACGGCCCGTGTAGGACCCGATGTCGTACAGGTAGAGGTCGGCGGGGTCCTCGTCGTAGTGGGCCCGCAGCTGCGGAAGCGCCTGCATCGCGTCGTCGAGGAAGAGGGTCATGGCCGAGATCGGGTCCTGCGGCCAGTTGTTGTCGACGACGGGGAGCGTGGTGGTGCAGGGGACGAACTCGGCACCGGTGGCGGTGATCTGGTCGGCGACGATCGGGTCGTCGGCGTACGTCACCCGGTGCCCGCGCGCGACGAGTTCACGGATGACCTCGATGCCGGGCAGGACGTGGCTGACGATGGGGCTGCCGATCATCGCGATGTGGCGACGGGACATAAGGAATAACTCTTTTCGGTGCTACGGCTTATCGACAGAAGAGGGGGGTGGGCGCCGCGGCCCGCGTCAGCCGTAGATCTGGGGAAAGTGCATGCCGCAGACACTAACCACACCCACCGATTCCGGAGAAGTGCCGGACGTCGCGGTCCGCCCGCGGGTGCGGCCGCCCGCGTCGCATACCGTCGCGCTCCGTGCCCCTGATCATTTGCGCAGGTGCTGAGCGCCCAACGGCCGATCGAGGACGGCCTCCCGGCGCGGACGCCGGGCCACGCACCGGTGACGGACACCTCGCCGACAACAGCCGAAAATCACCGGAACTTGGCCAATTGCCGCCCCGTGGGCACTTCCTCGCCGGGCGTCACAGGCACCGCGAGCGCCGCTTCTCCAGCGGCCCTCTTCCGCCGCTCAAGCGCCGCACTGCCCTTTCACGACAGTCTCTTGTCCTGTGCCATGCGGTCATGCCGCCTCGGTCGGCCTCTTCGGACTACGGATGAAACGGCGTGCGAATCCATGCATGACTCCTCTTTCACGAACTCCTCCATGAACTCTTCTACGGAGTCTTCTGCGGACAGCTTCCTCCCGCCGGTGCCGACCACGACGTCGGAGGGCGGTTTCCAGGTGGTCCTGGACGACGTCCAGCACTCCCGCGGCACCCGCCGCCTGCTGGGCGGGGTGCACCAGTCCGTGACCCTCGGCGAGCGCATCGGCGTCATCGGGGAGAACGGATCGGGCAAGACCACCCTGCTGCGTCTGCTCGCCGGGGTGGACAAGCCCGACGGGGGCCGGGTCCTGGTACGTGCGCCGGGCGGCATCGGCTACCTCCCGCAGATCCCCGAGCTGGCACCCGACGACACGGTGCGGGACGCCATCGACCACGCCCTGACCGAACTACGCACGCTGGAGCGCCAGTTGCGCCGCTGCGAGAGGGCCATGGCCGAGGCCGAAGGCGATGATCTGGCGGCCCTGCTGGCCAAGTACGGCGATCTCACGGAGGCGTTCGAGGCCCGGGACGGCTACGCGGCCGACTCCCGGGTGCAGGCCGCCCTGCACGGCCTGGGTCTGGCCTCCGTGGACGCCACCCGGCGCCTGGCCGGCCTGTCCGGCGGCGAGCAGGCTCGCCTCGGCCTGGCCTGTGTGCTCGCCGCCGCACCGCAGCTGATGCTGCTCGACGAGCCCACCAACCATCTGGACCGGGCCGCCCTGGAATGGCTCGAGGAACACCTGCGCTCCCATCGCGGCAGCATCCTCGTCGTCTCCCACGACCGCGTCTTCCTGGAGCGGGTGGCCACGGCCCTGTGGGACGTGGATGCCGAGCGGCACACGGTCCACCGCCACGGCGGCGGCTACGCCGGCTACCTCAAGGCCAAGGAGACCCTGCGGCTGCGCCGGGAGCAGCAGCACCAGGAGTGGAAGGACGATCTGGCCCGCCAGCGCGAACTGACGCGCGCCGCGGCGAACCACGTGGCCGCCGGGCCACGGGCCAACACCGACCGGACGAACGGCCGGCACCAGCGCAGTGTGGAGAAGCAGATCTCCGCCCGCGTGCGCAACGCCAAGGAGCGGCTGCGTCGGCTCGAGGAGAACCCGGTTCCCCGCCCGCCGCGGCCGATGCGCTTCGCACCCCGGATCCAGGGCGGTGACGCCGCAGGCGACCCGGTGATCGCCGGACTGCACCACGTCGTGGTGGAACAGCGGCTCCGCGCGCCGGACTTCGAGGTACGTGCGGGCGAGCGCGTCCTGATCACCGGCCCCAACGGCGCGGGCAAATCGACCCTGTTGCGGGTGCTGGTCGGCGATCTGGAACCGGACCGGGGCACGGGCACGCGTCCGGCGCGCACCGGCTGGCTGCCGCAGGAGACAGCTGTCACCGAGCCCGGGCTCAGTCTCCTGGACGGGTTCCGGGCGGGCTTGCCCGGCGATGTGGAGGCGCACCGCGGGGCGCTCCTTGGCCTCGGGCTGTTCAGGCCGTCGGATCTGGCGACGCCGGTGGCGGGGCTCTCCGTCGGGCAGCGCCGGCGCCTCGCCCTGGCCCGACTGCTGCACGACCCCGTCGATCTGCTGGTGCTTGA
The sequence above is a segment of the Streptomyces sp. NBC_01224 genome. Coding sequences within it:
- a CDS encoding NAD-dependent epimerase/dehydratase family protein codes for the protein MAGPLSSDAGWDASHRPLVVVLGASGYIGSAVVRELSRRRIRLRAVARGPFAVPAGGRAATEVVRADLTEEGAVADAVRGADAVIHLVAHMTGRGSWRSASSDPRAERVNVGLVRDVIAQCAVAPGGGPPPTLLLASTNQVADGGPQRSAYARQKAAAERHLLDATARGAVRGVALRLPTAVGSEAGVAPAMAGRALSGEALTMWHDGTVRREFLDVSDAARAFAVALDHAAALDGRACAVGGHVVALGDLFRAIADRAALHTGRPPVPVLSVEPPDYAETGDFRDLDIDSSVFRDVTGWRPEVPLHRAVDDVVSAVTRRRAAAG
- a CDS encoding Gfo/Idh/MocA family protein — encoded protein: MGRVRMGVLGCADIAWRRMLPALAADPEVEVVAVGSRDGAKAAAFAQRFGGEPVTGYEAVLGRSDVDAVYVPLPPALNADWTRRALQADKHVLCEKPLTGSAQQASELWDLARARGRALFENYMFLCHPQHQVVDELLAAGRIGHLRSLTAEFTIPGKPSDDIRHCRDLDGGALTGVGGYPLRTALRHLGPGLEVAGAHLKPDPRTRVDTGGAALLTAPDGAVAQLGFGLEHAYRGRYELTGSQGRIMVPRAYTPPVDHTAVIHLERNGSHAELLVPPHDQFRSVVTAFVEGIRSGAPSPLTGGALVEQARLVERVRAVALRGE
- a CDS encoding macrolide family glycosyltransferase, with protein sequence MSRRHIAMIGSPIVSHVLPGIEVIRELVARGHRVTYADDPIVADQITATGAEFVPCTTTLPVVDNNWPQDPISAMTLFLDDAMQALPQLRAHYDEDPADLYLYDIGSYTGRALAEAQGRPLIQLSPTFVAWKGYQEEVGDQLMRLPGADAYRQKFSSWLAGCGATTLDVDAFSGMPARSVALITKAMQPNADRVDTDVVTFVGPCLGDRSDQGSWTRPAGVGKVLLVSLGSAYTHQVEFYRQCLAAFGDLDGWHVVLQIGKHTDAKELGDIPSNVEVHNWVPQLAILEQADAFVTHAGMGGSSEGLYTGVPMIAVPQGAEQFGNADQLVALGVARRLDTADATAEALRTALLELTGDPEVRRRSDGLRAELLAEGGTRRAADLIEAALR
- the abc-f gene encoding ribosomal protection-like ABC-F family protein, with amino-acid sequence MNSSTESSADSFLPPVPTTTSEGGFQVVLDDVQHSRGTRRLLGGVHQSVTLGERIGVIGENGSGKTTLLRLLAGVDKPDGGRVLVRAPGGIGYLPQIPELAPDDTVRDAIDHALTELRTLERQLRRCERAMAEAEGDDLAALLAKYGDLTEAFEARDGYAADSRVQAALHGLGLASVDATRRLAGLSGGEQARLGLACVLAAAPQLMLLDEPTNHLDRAALEWLEEHLRSHRGSILVVSHDRVFLERVATALWDVDAERHTVHRHGGGYAGYLKAKETLRLRREQQHQEWKDDLARQRELTRAAANHVAAGPRANTDRTNGRHQRSVEKQISARVRNAKERLRRLEENPVPRPPRPMRFAPRIQGGDAAGDPVIAGLHHVVVEQRLRAPDFEVRAGERVLITGPNGAGKSTLLRVLVGDLEPDRGTGTRPARTGWLPQETAVTEPGLSLLDGFRAGLPGDVEAHRGALLGLGLFRPSDLATPVAGLSVGQRRRLALARLLHDPVDLLVLDEPTNHLSPALVEDLEEALSHYRGALVVVSHDRMLERRFSGRTVHLENGSIRG